One genomic window of Solanum stenotomum isolate F172 chromosome 9, ASM1918654v1, whole genome shotgun sequence includes the following:
- the LOC125877318 gene encoding uncharacterized protein LOC125877318: MDNYVTRSKIGHPSSSSSHPSTASTIAPKIQRKTFISDVDLESLEADSGIRKPIADYNPNIRDDIRRYYILKKPCQPKDHKFPKTKFGKEMRKFFPDWFNGCKWLEYSITKDVAFCLCCYLFKNECESRGYVVDAAFTKIGYRAWKKATERFRAHVGDINSIHNKCFNKMLDLMNQSQSIRTSFDKKSKKEKSESRRRLSASVDVTRFLLKLGLSFRGHDESRSSSKRDVGSIILEKVPKNEMMCSPSIQKDIVDSCAKETIKSILEDLDGDYFGILVDESNDVSHKEQMTLVLRYVNKEGEVIERFVGIIHVSDTSACSLKEAIYSFLLDHSLSPSQIRGQGYDGASNMQGHLNGLKTLILNETPSVYCINCFSHQLQLTLVALAKKDSNVDDFFCLVTNVLNIVGASFMRRDLLRKHQAEQLEELLI, from the exons ATGGATAATTATGTCACAAGATCGAAAATTGGGCATCCAAGTTCTAGCTCTAGTCATCCATCTACTGCTTCAACCATAGCTCCGAAAATTCAAAGGAAAACATTTATTTCAGATGTTGATTTAGAATCTCTTGAAGCTGATTCGGGAATTAGAAAGCCCATTGCagattataatcctaatatacgtgATGATATTAGGAgatattatattcttaaaaaacCTTGCCAACCTAAGGATCATAAATTTCCTAAAACTAAGTTTGGGAAGGAAATGCGGAAATTTTTTCCTGATTGGTTTAATGGTTGTAAGTGGTTGGAGTATAGCATAACAAAAGATGTTGCATTTTGTTTGTGTTGctatttgtttaaaaatgaaTGTGAAAGTCGTGGATATGTGGTTGATGCTGCTTTCACAAAGATTGGCTATAGAGCTTGGAAGAAAGCTACTGAAAGATTTAGAGCTCATGTTGGAGATATAAATAGCATCCACAACAAGTGTTTCAACAAGATGCTTGATTTGATGAATCAATCACAGTCAATACGCACTTCCTTTGATAAAAAGtccaagaaagaaaaaagtgagTCTCGGCGTCGCTTGAGTGCTTCAGTTGATGTGACAAGATTTCTCTTGAAATTAGGATTATCATTCCGTGGACATGATGAGAGTCGATCTTCTTCAAAAAGAG ATGTTGGAAgcattattttagaaaaagttccaaaaaatgaaatgatgTGTTCTCCAAGTATTCAAAAGGATATTGTTGATTCTTGTGCTAAGGAAACAATCAAATCTATTCTTGAAGATTTAGATGGGGATTATTTTGGGATACTAGTCGATGAATCAAATGATGTATCACACAAGGAGCAAATGACACTTGTTTTGAGATATGTTAACAAAGAAGGAGAAGTGATAGAACGATTTGTTGGTATTATTCATGTTAGTGATACATCTGCTTGTTCATTAAAGGAAGCAATATACTCTTTTCTTTTAGATCACTCATTAAGTCCATCCCAAATACGTGGGCAAGGTTATGATGGAGCTAGCAATATGCAAGGACATCTAAATGGTCTTAAAACTTTGATTTTAAATGAGACTCCATCGGTATATTGCATTAATTGTTTTTCCCACCAATTGCAGTTAACACTAGTGGCTCTTGCAAAGAAGGATTCAAATGTAGATGACTTTTTTTGCTTAGTTACTAATGTGTTAAATATTGTTGGAGCATCTTTTATGCGCAGGGATTTACTTCGAAAACACCAAGCTGAACAGTTAGAGGAGTTGCTCATATAA
- the LOC125876804 gene encoding uncharacterized protein LOC125876804, giving the protein MSIAFERNSTPDHQIEQPGFVHGMTFVPIYNSPDLGVGERMVQAKQEDEDDRTSSSSSSSIGRNSDDSPPAGGSSSDGGRGDGDGEEVQSPFKPGAFDNLESLEEVLPIKRGISSFYAGKSKSYTSLADAVSCSSLKDMVKPENAYTRKRKNLLAHSNFFDKNRNHFPRNNSGGLYKRPINSRSSLALGAISSCSESNNSSESLNSNASSPRCSLPPLPPQSRRYSIEPSSSPPEQKLSPWRSFSLSDLQGAAAGTPSLMGIKE; this is encoded by the exons ATGTCGATTGCGTTTGAGAGGAACAGTACACCTGATCATCAGATCGAACAGCCAGGATTTGTGCACGGAATGACTTTTGTTCCGATCTATAACTCGCCGGATCTAGGCGTCGGGGAACGTATGGTTCAGGCGAAGCAGGAAGATGAGGATGATCGgacttcttcttcgtcttcttcttctattggtAGGAATAGTGATGACTCACCGCCGGCGGGAGGGTCTTCATCGGATGGAGGCCGTGGGGATGGTGATGGAGAGGAGGTTCAGAGTCCGTTTAAACCTGGTGCTTTTGATAATTTGGAGTCTTTGGAGGAGGTTTTGCCGATTAA GAGGGGCATTTCAAGTTTCTATGCTGGTAAATCGAAATCTTATACTAGTCTAGCAGATGCAGTATCATGTTCCTCGCTTAAAGATATGGTCAAGCCGGAGAATGCATACACTAGAAAACGCAAGAACCTGCTTGCTCATAGCAATTTCTTTGACAAGAATCGTAATCACTTCCCAAGAAATAATAGCGGTGGGTTATACAAGAGACCAATAAACTCTAGAAGCTCATTAGCTCTTGGTGCAATTTCCAGCTGCTCTGAGAGCAATAATAGTTCGGAGTCCTTGAACTCAAATGCATCGTCACCTCGTTGCTCTCTTCCCCCTCTGCCTCCACAGTCAAGAAGATATAGCATTGAGCCCTCATCATCACCTCCTGAACAGAAGCTTAGTCCATGGAGGTCTTTCTCCTTATCAGATCTGCAAGGGGCTGCTGCTGGAACTCCCAGCCTAATGGGCATAAAGGAATAG